The Arachis ipaensis cultivar K30076 chromosome B07, Araip1.1, whole genome shotgun sequence genome includes a window with the following:
- the LOC107609385 gene encoding protein REVEILLE 1, with protein sequence MAVQDQSGVARLQGGLTVGNEVSFVSGAHSVPHVQLNDQFSCGNDYSPKVRKPYTITKQRERWTDDEHKKFLEALKLYGRAWRRIEEHVGTKTAVQIRSHAQKFFSKVVRDSSGNPTSLVEPIEIPPPRPKRKPMHPYPRKLVEIPKREISNLEHSVRSNSPKSADVDQENKSPKSVLSAVVSDTLGSSDSDTLAGSLSPVSSMSGGNTSNSALAEPKSSFEEDRSTPLVGLNANSAQHEHPLVKLELSHNESVSTKDDVAEESSSRTLKLFGTTLLLTDTCTPINEVSKPVPINTMHLLQLQSRNSDATKDPATVVAPWWILSHNRPFIPLHKQPEEKNLDSDLGEFETKEVQKEPSWSDSNTSSVSDEENTAKSKEQGMSCIRVRPRTFGKGFVPYKRCMAEREKNHYYSTITCEKREEQRIKLSL encoded by the exons ATGGCTGTTCAA GATCAAAGTGGAGTTGCTAGATTACAGGGTGGTCTCACAGTAGGAAATGAAGTATCTTTTGTTTCTGGAGCACACTCAGTTCCACATGTTCAATTGAATGATCAATTTTCCTGCGGAAATGACTATTCCCCCAAG GTGAGGAAACCATATACAATTACAAAGCAGCGAGAGCGTTGGACAGATGATGAACATAAGAAGTTCCTTGAGGCTTTGAAGCTGTATGGCCGAGCTTGGCGTCGAATCGAAG AACATGTTGGCACAAAGACTGCTGTTCAGATTCGAAGTCATGCTCAGAAGTTTTTTTCTAAG GTTGTCCGAGACTCGAGTGGGAACCCTACAAGCCTGGTGGAGCCAATTGAGATTCCACCTCCTCGACCAAAGCGAAAGCCGATGCATCCCTACCCTCGGAAGCTAGTAGAGATCCCCAAGAGGGAAATTTCTAACCTGGAACATTCAGTGAGGTCTAATTCTCCTAAGTCAGCAGATGTGGATCAAGAAAACAAATCTCCCAAGTCAGTACTATCTGCAGTTGTTTCGGACACCCTTGGTTCCTCGGATTCAGATACACTGGCTGGAAGTTTATCCCCAGTGTCATCCATGAGTGGCGGTAATACCAGTAATTCTGCACTTGCTGAGCCCAAATCATCATTTGAGGAAGATAGGTCCACACCTCTAGTTGGACTAAATGCCAATTCTGCTCAACATGAGCACCCTCTTGTG AAACTGGAGCTTTCCCACAATGAAAGTGTTTCTACCAAAGATGATGTGGCTGAAGAATCATCCAGCCGCACTCTAAAACTTTTCGGAACAACCCTATTGTTAACAGATACCTGTACTCCAATCAATGAGGTATCCAAACCTGTACCTATCAATACTATGCATCTATTGCAACTTCAGAGCAGAAATTCAGATGCTACAAAAGATCCTGCAACCGTTGTTGCACCTTGGTGGATTCTTTCACACAACAGACCATTCATACCACTGCACAAGCAGCCTGAGGAGAAGAATCTGGATTCTGATCTTGGGGAATTCGAAACCAAAGAAGTTCAAAAGGAACCGTCATGGAGCGATTCGAACACTAGTTCAGTTAGTGATGAAGAGAACACTGCAAAAAGTAAGGAGCAAGGCATGAGTTGCATAAGGGTGAGGCCTAGAACTTTTGGCAAAGGGTTTGTGCCATATAaaaggtgtatggcagaaagaGAAAAGAACCATTACTATTCAACAATAACatgtgagaagagagaagaacaaAGGATCAAGCTTTCCTTATAA